Within Gemmatimonadetes bacterium SCN 70-22, the genomic segment GTGCTCGAGTTGATCCTCCTCAACCTCACGGGACTCGCGTCGCAGAACCCGATCTTCGGGGGGCGGGCGTGGATCTACGGGCTCGTCGGGAACATTCTCGGCGCGGTCGTGATGGGGCGCTTCCTGTGGCGCTCGCATCACCCCGAGGCGCTCTGGGACTGGGAGCACGCCAACGACGAGCACTTCCACCAGGCGGGCGGGGCACGCAAGGCCTGATCGCGTCCCCGGGACACGCGAACAGGAGACGGGGGGTGGCCTCGGGCCGCCTCCCCTCGCGCGTGGGTGGCCAGCGTCGCGGCCGGGCGATATCGTCCCGCCATGCCGACGCCCCCCCTCCATGCCGCCCGCGAGCGCGCCCTTCACGCCGTGCCTCGCCCCCGTCGCCGCACCATGATCCTGGCGCTCCTCCTCCTCGCCTGCGCCTCGCCTGCTGGAGGGGTCGCGGCGCAATCGACGGTACGTGCCGGTACCGCAATTCCTCCCGAAGGCGTGGGCGCCGTCGCCTCGCGGCGTGGGATGGTGGTCTCGGTGTCGGACATCGCGTCGGACATCGGTGCCTCGGTCCTCGCCCGCGGCGGCAATGCGGTCGACGCCGCGGTGGCCACCGCCTTCGCCCTGGCGGTCACCCATCCGTCGGCGGGGAACATCGGCGGGGGAGGCTTCATGGTGGTGCGGATGGCAAACGGCGAGGCGACCACCTTCGACTTCCGCGAGAAGGCGCCGCTGAGCGCGACGCCGACGATGATGCTCGACCCTGACGGCTCCATCGCGTACGCGCGTACGGATTCGGGGTGGCTGGCCCCCGGTGTTCCGGGGACGGTGCGCGGGATGGAGCTGGCGCACCGCAAGCTCGGGAAGCTCCCGTGGCGCGATGTCGTCCTCCCCGCGGCGCAGCTGGCCCGTCGCGGCTTCCCGTTGTCCAGGGCGCTCGCCGAGGAGCTCAACCGCGAACTGAAGACGACGTTCGCTCCCTTTCCCGCATCGGTCGCCACGTACGGCAGGGCCGGGGGGCAGCCATGGCGCGCCGGGGATCGCCTGCGCCTCCCCGACCTGGCGCGCTCGCTGCGGGCCATCGCCGACAGCGGGGCCGACGCCTTCTACACCGGGTGGATCGCCGACTCGATCGCCGAGCAGATGCGAGCACACGGTGGCGCCATCACCAGGCGCGACCTGGCGGAGTACCAGGCGGTCGAGCGCGCCCCGCTGCGCGGGACGTACCTGGGACACGAGATCGTCGCCATGGGGCCGCCGAGCTCCGGAGGAGTGGTGCTGATCGAGACGCTGAACCAGCTGGAGGCGCTGACCGCCGAGCGATTTGCGCGCACGTCGAGCGACTGGTTGCACCTGCGCATCGAGGCGGCACGCCGAGCTTACCTGGACCGGGCGCGCTATCTCGGGGATCCCGACTTCGGGGCCGTCCCGGTGGAGCGCCTGACCTCGAGGGCATATGCCGATTCGCTGGCACGCAGCATCGACCCCGGCCGCGCCTCGAGCTCGGTGACGCTGGGCGGGGCGCTCGTCGCGCCGGCCGAACCGACGGAGACGACGCACTATTCGGTGGTGGACGCGGCGGGGAACGCGGTCGCCGTGACGTACACCCTGGAGGGCGGGTACGGCTCAGGGGTGGTCGTGCGGGGGGCGGGCTTCCTGCTCAACAACGAGATGGGAGACTTCAACAAGAAGCCCGGCTACACCTCCACGCGCGGTGACATCGGGACGCCGCCTAACGTGATCGCCCCCGGCAAGCGCATGCTCTCCTCGATGACGCCGACGATCGTCGCCCGAAACGGCGAGCTCCTGCTCGTCACGGGCTCCCCCGGCGGGCGCACCATTCCGAACACCGTCATCGACGTGGTGCTCGGCGTGGTCGCCTTCAGGCTTCCCCTCCGCGCCGCGGTCGACGCTCCGCGCGTGCACCACCAGTGGCTCCCCGACGAGGTGCGCTACGAGGAGGGGGCCATCCCGGCCGACGCGCGCGCCGAGTTGGAGGGGATGGGACACGTCCTGCGTGGCACGCCGACCCGCTCGCAGGGCGATGCGCACAGCATCTGGTACGATGCGAAGACGCGGACATCGTACGGCGTCAACGACCGGCGTTCGCCGGACTCCAAGGCGAGCGCACCGACGAAATAGAAGACGAGAAGACGAGAAGACGAGAAGACGAGAAGAGGAGAAGACGAGAAGACGAGACGACGAGACGGGGCTACTCCTTCGTCCGGCTCCAGGGCTTGAGCGCGGGGAAGGCGCGCATCCCCCAGCCCGGGGGCTTCTCGTGCAGGGGGTCGGCCGCCTCCAGCGTGGCGTGCAGCTGGGCGGGGAGCGCCTGGTAGAGCGCCGTCCCCTCGCTCTTCCACGCCAGCATCTCGTCGGAGACATCCTTGACCACCCGGGCCGGGTTCCCCACCACGACCTTGCGCTCGGGGACCTGCATCTCGGCGGGGACGAAGCAGAGGGCGCCCACGATGCACCCGGCGCCGATGACGACATGGTCCATGACGACCGCGTTCATCCCGACCAGGGCGTTGCGCCCGATGCGGGCCCCGTGGATCACCGCCCCGTGCCCGATGTGCGCGCCGTCCTCGAGGACGACGGTGACGCCGGGGAACATGTGCACCGTGCAATTCTCCTGCACGTTGCACCCGTGGCCGACCTCGATCGCCCCCCAGTCGCCGCGGAGGGCCGCGCCGGGGCCGATGTAGACGTCGCGTCCGATGGTCACCTGGCCGGTGATCACCGCCTGCGGGTGGACGAATGCCGACGGGTGGACGACAGGGGTCACGCCGTTGAAGCGGTAGATCATCTCTACGCGCGCTCCAGGATCATGGCGAAGCCCTGTCCCACGCCGATGCACATGGTGCACAGCGCGTAGCGCTTCCCCGTGCGTTGCAGCTCGCGGGTGGCGGTGAGGGCGAGGCGCGCCCCCGACATCCCCAGCGGGTGCCCCAGCGCGATCGCCCCCCCGTTCGGGTTCACGCGCGGATCGTCGTCGGCCACCCCGAGCTCGCGCAGGCACGCCAGCGACTGCGCGGCGAACGCCTCGTTGAGCTCGATGATGTCCATGTCGTCCATGGTCAGCCCCGAGCGCTGCATCACCAGCCGGGTCGCCGGGACGGGGCCGATCCCCATGATGCGCGGCTCCACGCCGGCGGCCGCGCTGGCCACGATGCGCGCCAACGGGGCCAGCCCCTCCTGCTTGAGCGCCGGTTCCGACGCGATCATCAGCGCGCACGCGCCATCGTTGATCCCCGACGAGTTCCCCGCCGTCACCGATCCCTTGCCATCGGTGCGGAAGGCGGGCCGCAGCCGGGCCAACCCCTCGAGCGTGGTGTCGGGGCGGAGGAACTCGTCCGCGCTCACCTCCACCGTCGTCCCCTTCTTCGCTCCCGGGACCGGCACCGCGACGATCTCGCTGGCCAGGCGCCCCGAGGCGCGCGCCGCTGCCGCCTTCTGCTGTGAGCGCAGCGCGAAGGCATCCTGGTCCTCACGCGAGACCTTCCACTGCTCGGCCACGTGCTCCGCCGTCTGCCCCATCGAGTCGACGCCGTACTGCTCGCGCATGGCCGGATTCACGAAGCGCCATCCCAAGGCGGTGTCGAAGAGCTGGGCGTCGCGGGCGAAGGGGGTCGCCCCCTTGGACAGCACGTACGGGGCGCGCGACATGCTCTCCACGCCGCCGGCCACGTAGAGGTCGCCCTCGGCGAGGCGCACCGCCCGCGCCGCACTCGCCACCGCGCTCAATCCCGAGGCACACAGCCGGTTCACCGTCTCGCCGGGGACGGTCACGGGGAGCCCCGCCAGCAGCAACGCCATGCGGGCCACGTTGCGGTTGTCCTCCCCCGCCTGGTTGGCGCAACCGAAGATGACGTCGGCGACCTTCTCCCCCTCCACCCGCTCCACGCGGCGCAGGAGCTCGCGGATGGTCAGCGCCGCCAGGTCGTCCGGGCGCGCGCCGCTCAGGGCGCCAGCAAAGGAGCCGATCGGCGTCCGCACGCCGTCGACGATGTAGGCATCACGCATGTCGGGTCTCGTCCGGGAAGTGGGGACGCGACGTGCGGTACGCGGTCCCCTTGAAGAGCGCCACCACCACCCCCGCCTGGTTGGTGACGACGACGCGGTAGTACCCCAGCCGGTGGGACGACGCCTCCTCTTCCGCCACCGCGGTGAGGACGTCGCCCGGGTGGATCGCCGCCGGGTAGGTGATGGTGTTGTCCACGGCCACGGTGACGGTGCCGTGCGTGTTGCAGGCGAAGGCGAAGGCCGAGTCGGCCAGCGAGAAGGCGACGCCCCCGTGGGCCACCCCGAACCCGTTCACCATCTCCGGACGCACCGTCATGCGACAGGTCGCACGGCGCGGGGCGATCGCGACGACCTCCAGCCCCAGCCAGCGGCTCAGCGCATCGGAGGCGAGCATCCGCCGCACCACCCGCTCGGCGAGATGCTGCGGATCGTTGGCGCCCCCGCTCACACGGCGAACCGCTCGGCGTTGCGCACCATCCGGCGCAGGAGCGGGCTCGGGCGATAGCGATCCTCCCCCGTCTCGTGCTGCAGCGCCTCCAGGTGGTCGAGGAGCTTCTCCAGCCCGATCTCGTTCCCCCAGGCCAGGAGCCCCTTGGGGTAGTTCACGCCCTTGGTCATGGCCAGCTCGATGTCCGGCGCGCTGGCGATCCGCAGGTAGAGCGCGTCGGCCGCTTCGTTGACCAGCATCGCCAGCGTCCGGCGAAAGATGATCGTCCCCAGCGTCTCGTCCTTCACCGGCTCGGGGGCTGCGGCACCGGGCGTGTAGTCGTAGAAACCGCGCCCGCTCTTGCGCCCCAGCAACCCCGCCTCCAGCAGGCGCTTCTGCGTGAGCGACGGGCGGTAGCGCGGATCGAAGTACATCGCCGTCCAGACGCGCTCGGTCACCACGTAGTTCACGTCGTGGCCGATGAAATCCATCAGCTCGAACGGCCCCATGCGGAAGCCGCCGATCGCCTTCATCGCCCAGTCGATCGTCGCCACGTCGGCCACCCCTTCCTCGAGCATCCGCAGCGCCTCGCCGTAGAACGGGCGGGCGATCCGGTTCACGATGAATCCCGGAGTGTCGGCCGCGCGCACCGTCACCTTCCCCCACCCGTCCACCAGCCGCGCCACGCGCCCGGCGACCGCCGGGTCGGTCCGGACCCCGGCGATCACCTCCACCAGGGGGAGCACCGTCGCCGGGTTGAAGAAGTGCACGCCGACCACCCGCTCGGGACGATTGCACCCGGCCGCAATCGCGGCGATCGAGAGCGACGACGTGTTCGTCGCCAGCACGCAATCGGGGCGGACCACCTGCTCCAGCGCCCGGAAGGTCGCCTCCTTCACCCCCAGCTCCTCGACGATCGCCTCGATCACCAGTCCGCACTCGCGCAGCGGCCCCACCCCCCATTCCGGCTCCACGAGCTCCAGCCGGGCGAGCGCCGCCTGCATCGCATCGTTGGTCATCCGCCCCTTGTCCACCTCGCGCTGCAGCGAGGCGGCGATGGTGTCGCGCACCCGGTGCACGGCCGCGAGGGAGGCGTCGGTGACGAGCGTGCGGTGCCCGTGCACCAGCGCCACCTGCGCGATCCCGCTCCCCATGGCGCCGGCGCCCACCACGCCGACGATCGTCGATCCCCCCAGGCTATTCACCGCGGAACTCCGGCGTGCGCTTCTCGAGGAAGGCCCGTACCCCCTCGACGAAGTCGTGAGTGTGGCCGGCCTCGCGCTGGAGCCGCTCCTCCTCGTCGAGCTGGGCCACGACGTCGTTGGTCATCGACGCGTTGATGGCCTGCTTGGTCAAGGCGAAGCCGCGCGTGGGGAGCGTCGCCAGCTGCCGCGCGAGCGCCTCCGCCTCCGGCACCAGCGCCTCGGGCTCGCACACGCGCCAGATCATCCCCCACGCCGCCGCCTGTTCGGCCGGCACCTTCTCCGCCAGGAACATCAGCGCCGTCGCCCGTGCCGTCCCCACCAGCCGCGGGAGGAAGAACGTCCCGCCGCTGTCCGGAATGATGCCGAGCTTGCTGAACGCCTGGATGAACGACGCGGTGCGCGAGGCGAGCACCAGGTCGCACGCCAGCGCCACGTTGGCCCCGGCGCCCGCCGCCACCCCGTTCACCGCCGCCACCACGGGTTTCCCCAACTGCCGGATGCGCCGGATGATGGGGTTCCACAGCTCGCGCACGACGTTCCCCAGGTCGGGGGGGCCAGCCGGTGCGTCGAGCGAGACCGCGCCCAGGTCCTGCCCCGCGCAGAAGGCGCGCCCCGCGCCGGTCACCAGGACCGCACGAACGGCACGGTCGGCCGCCGCCAGGTCGAGCACCGATTGCAGCTGGCGCCCCATCGCCATGTCGAACGCGTTCAGGACGTCAGGGCGGTTGAGGGTGATGCGCATCACCCCGTCCGCCACGTCGTGCAGGATTGCCGTCTCGCTCATGCCGTGTCCCGCGATTGGATGGCCCGGCGCGGCGGTCGCGCTCGCGCGGGGGATCTCGCGCGAAAGCTAGTCGGAGCTACCGCACGCGCACCACGTCCACGCGCTCGATCACGTCTCCCTCCAGCACGCCCTCCGCCACCTCCCGCCCCTGGATGATCTCCCCGAACACCGTGTAGTCGTGGTCCAGGCGGAAGTTGTCGGTGAGGTTGACGAAGAGCTGCGCATCGCCGGTGTCCCGCCCCCGCGTCGAGATCCCCAGCGTCCCGCGGAGATGGCTCGCCAGCCCCAGCTCGTCCCGCATGAACGGGCCGTCACCCACGTACTCGCTCGCCGCCGGGCTCCCGCCCTGGATCACGAAGGCGGGCTCCACACGATGGAACGTCAGCCCGGCATAGTAGCCGGCGCGCGCCAGGCGGACGAGCCGGGCCACCGTCACCGGCGCCGCGTCGGCGTCCAGCCGCACGACGAACGACCCGCCGCCACTGGCGCCCGACATCTTGACCATCAGGCGCAAGTCGCTCCCGATCACCGCGGACACGGGCTCGCTCGGCGGCGCCAGCGGCTTGGGAGCCGCTACCACGCGGCGGAGCGTCCACCGCTCCAGGATCGTCGCCGCACGGCGTGCCACCGTGGAATCGAAGTCGGTCGTGAACGGACCCAGGCGAGCGGCGTGTCGCGCCTCCCCCAGCTCCCCGATGCGCTCCAGCAGGGCGACGCGCGGGTCGCGCGACGTCTCGCGCCGCTCGGCGGTAATCCGCTCCAGTGCGGCGAACAATGCCGCGACGACGGAGTCGCCGGCGCGCGCCCCCTGGAGCGCGGTCGCCGCCGCGAGCACGACCTGATACTCGTTCGACGTCAGCGCCGCGCTGAAGAGCTGGTCGGCGACGTGCCCCACCGTCGCCGAGATCCCGGCCAGCGCCGCCTCGCGCACGTTGCCGTTCGTGTCGTACGCCAGCGACGTCAGGGTGAGCGTGTCGCGCACCTCCGCCGCTGCCCGCGCCACGTAGAGGCGCACCTGCCACAACGGGTGACGCGCATCCCGCCGCAGGAGCGGAATGGCCTGGCCGGGCGCCACGCGCGCGAGGGCGGCGAGGGCGTGCGCGTGCCGGTGCCAGCTGGTCCCTCCCCTGGGCCGCGCCGCCTGCGTGGCATTGCTCCCGTCGGCGATCGCCCTGAGGGTGTCGGCGGCGCGGGCGCGGTCGTCGCACGACGTCCCGAGCGCATCGATCGCCGCCAGCGCCACGTGCGGGTTGGCGTCGCTCGTGGCCGCTACCAGCGGCGCGCACGACCGCGGTGCGGGAAGCGCGCGATAGGCGCGCACCCCCTCGAAGCGAACCAGGAACGAGCGGTCGTCGAGCGACGCGGCGATGACCGCGCGCCGCGTCGCCGTGTCGCGCAGCGCCGCCGCCGCGACCACGGCGAGTCGGCGCACCTGCTCGTCCGCATCGCGCTGCGCGCGCCGCACGAGCCCGGCCGACGTGTCGCCGGCGGCCGCCAACCCCAGCCAGGCGAGACGACGCACCTGCGCGTTGGCCTCGGCGCCACCCCCCGCGATCCCCCCCGCCGAATCGGTTCCGAACGAGGTCGCCCAGCGCATCGCCGCCAGCGCTCCCGCCGACGGCGCCCCCGTCTGCCGGCGCGCCCGTGCGAGGGAGTAGAGCCCATGCATGATCCCCATCGCCACCCGGGCGTCGGATCGCACGAGCGCCCGCTTGCCGCCCCCCACCCGGTCTCCCATCTCCACCAGCACGCGCTCGACCTCGCGCGAGACGACGCTGTCGGCGTACGGAAGGCGTCCCAGCGTGCGCGCCGACACGCCGAGGAAGGCCGGGTCCGGATGGCGCTCCGCCGTCCGGACCAGGGCGTCCACGGCGTCGTCGAGGTAGGCCCGCCGCTTGTCGTCGCCGGGGGCCATCGCGCGAAGCCCCTGCAGCGCCTGCCCGATGGCATTGGCCGCCTCGAGCCGCACGCGCGCATCCGAATCGTCCAGCGCCGCGTCGATCGCATCGAGCTGGTCCGGGCGCTGCAACCGCCCGAGCGCACGCACCGCCGCGCGTCGCACCACGGGCGACGCGTGCCCCGCCGCCGCGCGCAGCGCCTCCACCCCGCCCGCGCCTAACGCACGCGCATCCTCCACGCCCGCCACCCGCACCAGCGCGCCCCGCTCTGCCGCCGTCAGCACGCCCCCCGCAACCGGTCGAGCCGCCGTCCGGGCGCCGGGACGCACGGGCGAAACCTTCTGTGCGCCGGTCGGCGTGGCGATTGCCAATGCGAGGAGGAGCACGCCAGCACGGCGCCAGTCGGCTTTCGTCATGCGATACGGAGTGGGAGGAGTGAAGTCGACAGGGCGGTGCGCCCCCTGCGAGGTGGCACGGCGAGGTAATGTGCAGCGCCGCGCACCCCGCCGCACACCACCGCCCCACTTTCGGGGCGCGCGTGACCACCATCCGATAGATTTCTCCCAGCCAATGACCACGGCGCCACCCTTCGGAATCGAGGCGCCACGCAGTCGCCGCCCACGATCCTTTCGCTGCCTGCCATGTCGCGTCCCAAGTCATCCGCCCGCCCCTCGTCGAAGAGCGCCACGCCGCGCCGTGGCACGGCCGGCGCGCGTCCTTCTCCCGATGGCACCCGCGACGGGGCGGCCGGCGAGGAGGCACGAATGGTCCCGCCCCGGATGGACTGGCGCCGCATCGCCTACCACACGCTGGTTTCCCGCGCACTCGACGACGTGGAGGAGACCACCAACCGGAACCGCGCACACGTCCCCAAGGATCACCTGGTGCTCTACCAGTTCTCCGCGCGCGGCCACGACATGGCGCAGGCGATCCTGGGGAGCTTCATCGACCACCCGCACGATGCCGCGGGGGCGTACTACCGGTCGCGCCCCCTCCTCCTCTCCCTCGGCCTGGAGATCGAGGACGCCCTCGGCTCCCCGCTCGGCCGCGCGGGAGGCTTCAGCGATGGGCGCGACATCGGCGTCGTGTGCAACCTCCCCACCCGCCAGGGCCCCAAGGTCCTCCCCATGTCGGGCGACGTCGGGTCGCAGTACACCCCCGTGGCGGGGTGGGCGCAGTCGATCCAGTATCATCGCGACGTGCTGGGCGATGCCTCGTGGCGCGGGGCGATGGCCGTGGCGTTGGGAGGCGACGGATCCGTCGCAACCAACGGCTTCTGGTCGGCGCTGACCATGGCGACGACGCTCAAGCTCCCCGTGCTCTTCTACATCGAGGACAACAACCTCGGCATCTCGGTCCGGGGGGAGATGCAAACCCCCGGGGCGAACATCGCCCGCAACCTGGCGTCGTTCGGCAATCTCTTCATCCGCGACGGCGACGGCACCGACCCCGCCCAGGCCGCGTCGCTCATCAAGGCCTGCGTCGATCACGTCCGCGCCGGCGAGGGCCCGGCATTGGTGCGCCTCACGGTGCCGCGCCTGTCGTCGCACTCCGGCCCCGACAACCAGAAGGGGTATCGCACCGACGAGGAGATCGCCGAGGACTTCAAGCGCGACCCGCTCCCGCGCCTGCGCGACTTCCTGGTCCCCGCGCACCTCGGCATCACGGAGTGGGAGGCGCTGGAGCGAGAGGTGGCGCGCGACGTCGCCGCCGGGCTCGAGGGGGCACGCGCGCGCCCGGCCCCCGACCCGGTGACCATCCTGCGCCACCGGTACGCCGAGGCCGATGCCCCGGACGATCAGGCGTTAGGCGGCCTCACCGCCGCCGAGCGCCGGGCGCTGGGCGGGACGACGGAGCCGTCCGAGGGGGGCGAGATGGTTCGCTTCCAGGAGGCGATCCGCCGCACGCTCCGTCGCGAGCTCGAGGTGAACCCCAGGCTCGTCGTGTTCGGCGAGGACGTCGGCGTGAAGGGCGGCGTGCACCTGGTGACCGAGGGGCTGCAGAAGCAGTTCGGCCCCGGACGCGTCTTCGACACCTCGCTCTCGGAAGAGGGGATCATCGGGCGCGCCTCGGGGATGGCGATCGCCGGGCTGGTCCCGGTCGCCGAGATCCAGTTCCGCAAGTACGCCGACCCCGCCACGGAGCAGCTGAACAACACGGGGACGATGCGCTGGCGCACCGCCAACCGGTTCTGCGCCCCGATGGTCGTACGCATGCCGGGCGGTTTCGGGAAGGATGTCGGCGATCCCTGGCACTCCCTCAGCGCCGAGGTGCTGTGGGCGCACGCGATCGGCTGGCAGCTGGCGATTCCCTCGAACGCCGCCGATGCCGTGGGACTCCTGCGCGCGGCCATGCGCTCCCCCAACCCCACCATCTTCTTCGAGCACCGCTCGCTCCTGATGACCAGCGACGGGAGC encodes:
- a CDS encoding gamma-glutamyltransferase, producing the protein MILALLLLACASPAGGVAAQSTVRAGTAIPPEGVGAVASRRGMVVSVSDIASDIGASVLARGGNAVDAAVATAFALAVTHPSAGNIGGGGFMVVRMANGEATTFDFREKAPLSATPTMMLDPDGSIAYARTDSGWLAPGVPGTVRGMELAHRKLGKLPWRDVVLPAAQLARRGFPLSRALAEELNRELKTTFAPFPASVATYGRAGGQPWRAGDRLRLPDLARSLRAIADSGADAFYTGWIADSIAEQMRAHGGAITRRDLAEYQAVERAPLRGTYLGHEIVAMGPPSSGGVVLIETLNQLEALTAERFARTSSDWLHLRIEAARRAYLDRARYLGDPDFGAVPVERLTSRAYADSLARSIDPGRASSSVTLGGALVAPAEPTETTHYSVVDAAGNAVAVTYTLEGGYGSGVVVRGAGFLLNNEMGDFNKKPGYTSTRGDIGTPPNVIAPGKRMLSSMTPTIVARNGELLLVTGSPGGRTIPNTVIDVVLGVVAFRLPLRAAVDAPRVHHQWLPDEVRYEEGAIPADARAELEGMGHVLRGTPTRSQGDAHSIWYDAKTRTSYGVNDRRSPDSKASAPTK
- a CDS encoding gamma carbonic anhydrase family protein, which codes for MIYRFNGVTPVVHPSAFVHPQAVITGQVTIGRDVYIGPGAALRGDWGAIEVGHGCNVQENCTVHMFPGVTVVLEDGAHIGHGAVIHGARIGRNALVGMNAVVMDHVVIGAGCIVGALCFVPAEMQVPERKVVVGNPARVVKDVSDEMLAWKSEGTALYQALPAQLHATLEAADPLHEKPPGWGMRAFPALKPWSRTKE
- a CDS encoding 3-oxoadipyl-CoA thiolase, whose amino-acid sequence is MRDAYIVDGVRTPIGSFAGALSGARPDDLAALTIRELLRRVERVEGEKVADVIFGCANQAGEDNRNVARMALLLAGLPVTVPGETVNRLCASGLSAVASAARAVRLAEGDLYVAGGVESMSRAPYVLSKGATPFARDAQLFDTALGWRFVNPAMREQYGVDSMGQTAEHVAEQWKVSREDQDAFALRSQQKAAAARASGRLASEIVAVPVPGAKKGTTVEVSADEFLRPDTTLEGLARLRPAFRTDGKGSVTAGNSSGINDGACALMIASEPALKQEGLAPLARIVASAAAGVEPRIMGIGPVPATRLVMQRSGLTMDDMDIIELNEAFAAQSLACLRELGVADDDPRVNPNGGAIALGHPLGMSGARLALTATRELQRTGKRYALCTMCIGVGQGFAMILERA
- a CDS encoding phenylacetic acid degradation protein PaaD, which produces MSGGANDPQHLAERVVRRMLASDALSRWLGLEVVAIAPRRATCRMTVRPEMVNGFGVAHGGVAFSLADSAFAFACNTHGTVTVAVDNTITYPAAIHPGDVLTAVAEEEASSHRLGYYRVVVTNQAGVVVALFKGTAYRTSRPHFPDETRHA
- a CDS encoding 3-hydroxybutyryl-CoA dehydrogenase; this translates as MGSGIAQVALVHGHRTLVTDASLAAVHRVRDTIAASLQREVDKGRMTNDAMQAALARLELVEPEWGVGPLRECGLVIEAIVEELGVKEATFRALEQVVRPDCVLATNTSSLSIAAIAAGCNRPERVVGVHFFNPATVLPLVEVIAGVRTDPAVAGRVARLVDGWGKVTVRAADTPGFIVNRIARPFYGEALRMLEEGVADVATIDWAMKAIGGFRMGPFELMDFIGHDVNYVVTERVWTAMYFDPRYRPSLTQKRLLEAGLLGRKSGRGFYDYTPGAAAPEPVKDETLGTIIFRRTLAMLVNEAADALYLRIASAPDIELAMTKGVNYPKGLLAWGNEIGLEKLLDHLEALQHETGEDRYRPSPLLRRMVRNAERFAV
- a CDS encoding 2-(1,2-epoxy-1,2-dihydrophenyl)acetyl-CoA isomerase, encoding MSETAILHDVADGVMRITLNRPDVLNAFDMAMGRQLQSVLDLAAADRAVRAVLVTGAGRAFCAGQDLGAVSLDAPAGPPDLGNVVRELWNPIIRRIRQLGKPVVAAVNGVAAGAGANVALACDLVLASRTASFIQAFSKLGIIPDSGGTFFLPRLVGTARATALMFLAEKVPAEQAAAWGMIWRVCEPEALVPEAEALARQLATLPTRGFALTKQAINASMTNDVVAQLDEEERLQREAGHTHDFVEGVRAFLEKRTPEFRGE
- a CDS encoding pyruvate dehydrogenase, with protein sequence MVPPRMDWRRIAYHTLVSRALDDVEETTNRNRAHVPKDHLVLYQFSARGHDMAQAILGSFIDHPHDAAGAYYRSRPLLLSLGLEIEDALGSPLGRAGGFSDGRDIGVVCNLPTRQGPKVLPMSGDVGSQYTPVAGWAQSIQYHRDVLGDASWRGAMAVALGGDGSVATNGFWSALTMATTLKLPVLFYIEDNNLGISVRGEMQTPGANIARNLASFGNLFIRDGDGTDPAQAASLIKACVDHVRAGEGPALVRLTVPRLSSHSGPDNQKGYRTDEEIAEDFKRDPLPRLRDFLVPAHLGITEWEALEREVARDVAAGLEGARARPAPDPVTILRHRYAEADAPDDQALGGLTAAERRALGGTTEPSEGGEMVRFQEAIRRTLRRELEVNPRLVVFGEDVGVKGGVHLVTEGLQKQFGPGRVFDTSLSEEGIIGRASGMAIAGLVPVAEIQFRKYADPATEQLNNTGTMRWRTANRFCAPMVVRMPGGFGKDVGDPWHSLSAEVLWAHAIGWQLAIPSNAADAVGLLRAAMRSPNPTIFFEHRSLLMTSDGSAHYPGDDYIVPLGVGATLREGTELTLVSWGAMVHRCADALAMTDVSVEFIDLRSIAPWDKARVLDSVKKTGRCLIVHEDTKTAGFGAEIGAVLAQEAFWHLDAPVERLCVDDVPMPYHPVLLDAVLPSPAQIAARIDALVRM